A stretch of the Dechloromonas sp. TW-R-39-2 genome encodes the following:
- the rpsL gene encoding 30S ribosomal protein S12, whose product MPTINQLVRKPRVAEVTKSKVPALEKCPQKRGVCTRVYTTTPKKPNSALRKVCKVRLTNGFEVISYIGGEGHNLQEHSVVLIRGGRVKDLPGVRYHTVRGSLDTQGVKDRKQSRSKYGAKRPKAA is encoded by the coding sequence ATGCCGACCATCAACCAGCTCGTGCGCAAGCCGCGTGTGGCCGAGGTTACCAAGAGCAAGGTTCCTGCTCTTGAGAAATGCCCGCAAAAGCGTGGTGTCTGCACCCGCGTTTATACGACGACCCCGAAGAAGCCAAACTCCGCTCTGCGTAAGGTTTGCAAGGTTCGTCTGACCAATGGCTTTGAAGTCATCTCCTATATCGGTGGTGAAGGCCATAACCTGCAGGAACACTCTGTGGTCCTGATTCGTGGTGGTCGTGTCAAGGATTTGCCTGGTGTGCGTTACCACACCGTGCGTGGCTCCCTGGATACCCAAGGCGTCAAAGATCGTAAGCAGTCCCGTTCCAAGTACGGGGCCAAGCGTCCGAAGGCAGCCTGA
- the rpoC gene encoding DNA-directed RNA polymerase subunit beta' yields MKALLDLFKQVTAEEEFDAITIGLASPEKIRSWSYGEVKKPETINYRTFKPERDGLFCAKIFGPIKDYECLCGKYKRLKHRGVICEKCGVEVTLAKVRRDRMGHIELASPTAHIWFLKSLPSRLGMVLDMTLRDIERVLYFEAYVVCDPGMVSSLQRAQLLTEEQYLDMMEEHGDEFQALMGAEGIRELLRNLDVPSEVESLRAELEVTGSEAKNKKLAKRLKILEGFMKSGIKPDWMILEVLPVLPPDLRPLVPLDGGRFATSDLNDLYRRVINRNNRLKRLLELKAPEIIVRNEKRMLQESVDSLLDNGRRGKAMTGANKRPLKSLADMIKGKGGRFRQNLLGKRVDYSGRSVIVVGPQLKLHQCGLPKLMALELFKPFIFHKLEVLGYATTIKQAKKMVEGQEPVVWDILEDVIREHPVMLNRAPTLHRLGIQAFEPTLIEGKAIQLHPLVCAAFNADFDGDQMAVHVPLSLEAQMEARTLMLASNNVLSPANGQPIIVPSQDIVLGLYYATREKINGKGEGMYFADTNEIERAMAAKELDVHSRISVRLPQYEISAVDGEWEEKIVRIETTAGRALLSKILPKGLPFKVLDRALKKKEISKLIDESFRRCGLKETVVFADKLMQNGYALATRAGISFCSDDMLVPAKKYEIIAAAEAEVKEIETQYTNGLVTNGERYNKVVDIWGRTGDQVAKVMMDELGHEETIDRHGKKVKQDSFNSIYMMADSGARGSAAQIRQLAGMRGLMAKPDGSIIETPITTNFREGLNVLQYFISTHGARKGLADTALKTANSGYLTRRLVDVTQDLVITEDDCGTTNGFAVKALVEGGEVIEPLRERILGRVTVDDLIDPETQETVIFGGTMLDEDLVDLIDKLGIDEVKVRTPLTCDTRYGLCAQCYGRDLGRGTMVNAGEAVGVIAAQSIGEPGTQLTMRTFHVGGAASRAAVASQVESKSAGTVRFTANMRYVTSAKGEKVVISRSGEVLITDDHGRERERHKVPYGATLAADDGKSVKAGAKLATWDPHTRPIVTEYAGTVRFENVEEGVTVAKQVDDVTGLSTLVVIDNKRGGKAATKGIRPVVKLLDQSGQEVKIAGSDHPVSIAFQVGSIISVLDGQQVGVGDVLARMPQESAKTRDITGGLPRVAELFEARTPKDASVLAEVTGTISFGKDTKGKQRLVITDLEGVQHENLISKDKHVLVHDGQVVNKGEKVVEGAPDPHDILRLQGIEALARYITDEVQDVYRLQGVKINDKHIEVIVRQMLRRVTIVEPGDTKFIKSEQVERAELLAENDRANAEGRLPATFDNMLLGITKASLSTDSFISAASFQETTRVLTEAAIMGKRDELRGLKENVIVGRLIPAGTGLAYHRSRKAQSAGGNASASSVSEAPAVETVVQDADQAS; encoded by the coding sequence ATGAAAGCATTGCTCGATCTATTCAAGCAGGTAACCGCCGAAGAGGAATTCGACGCGATTACCATTGGTCTCGCCTCGCCCGAAAAGATCCGTTCCTGGTCGTATGGCGAAGTCAAGAAGCCGGAAACGATCAATTACCGTACCTTCAAGCCGGAGCGTGATGGCCTGTTCTGTGCCAAGATCTTTGGCCCGATCAAGGATTACGAGTGCCTGTGCGGCAAGTACAAGCGCCTCAAGCATCGCGGCGTGATCTGCGAGAAGTGCGGCGTTGAAGTGACGCTGGCCAAGGTTCGTCGTGACCGTATGGGTCACATCGAACTGGCCTCGCCGACCGCTCACATCTGGTTCCTGAAGTCCCTGCCGTCCCGTCTCGGCATGGTGCTCGACATGACGCTGCGCGATATCGAACGCGTCCTGTACTTCGAAGCCTATGTCGTTTGCGATCCTGGCATGGTGAGCAGCCTCCAGCGTGCCCAGTTGCTGACCGAAGAGCAGTATCTGGACATGATGGAAGAGCATGGCGACGAATTCCAGGCGCTGATGGGCGCTGAAGGTATTCGCGAATTGCTGCGCAATCTGGACGTGCCGAGCGAAGTAGAATCGCTGCGTGCCGAACTGGAAGTGACCGGTTCCGAAGCCAAGAACAAGAAGCTGGCCAAGCGTCTGAAGATTCTCGAAGGTTTCATGAAGTCGGGCATCAAGCCGGACTGGATGATCCTCGAAGTCCTGCCGGTGCTGCCGCCGGACCTGCGTCCGCTGGTTCCGCTCGACGGTGGCCGCTTCGCCACGTCCGACCTGAACGACTTGTATCGCCGCGTGATCAACCGGAATAATCGTCTCAAGCGCCTGCTTGAGCTGAAGGCTCCGGAAATCATCGTGCGCAACGAAAAGCGCATGCTGCAGGAATCGGTCGACTCGCTGCTCGACAACGGTCGTCGCGGCAAGGCCATGACCGGCGCCAACAAGCGTCCGCTCAAGTCGCTGGCCGACATGATCAAGGGCAAGGGCGGTCGTTTCCGTCAGAACTTGCTCGGTAAGCGCGTCGACTACTCGGGCCGTTCGGTCATCGTGGTTGGTCCGCAGCTCAAATTGCATCAATGCGGCCTGCCGAAGTTGATGGCGCTTGAACTGTTCAAGCCCTTCATCTTCCACAAGCTGGAAGTGCTCGGTTACGCCACCACCATCAAGCAAGCCAAGAAGATGGTCGAAGGTCAGGAACCGGTTGTTTGGGACATCCTCGAAGATGTCATCCGCGAACATCCGGTCATGCTGAACCGCGCACCGACGCTGCACCGCCTCGGTATCCAGGCATTCGAACCGACCCTGATCGAAGGCAAGGCCATCCAGTTGCACCCGCTGGTTTGCGCGGCATTCAATGCCGACTTCGACGGTGACCAGATGGCCGTCCACGTGCCGTTGTCGCTCGAAGCCCAGATGGAAGCCCGCACCTTGATGTTGGCCTCGAACAACGTGCTGTCGCCTGCCAACGGCCAGCCGATCATCGTGCCGTCGCAGGACATCGTGTTGGGTCTGTACTACGCCACCCGCGAAAAGATCAATGGTAAGGGCGAGGGTATGTACTTCGCCGATACCAACGAAATCGAGCGTGCCATGGCCGCCAAGGAGTTGGACGTTCACTCGCGCATCTCTGTGCGTCTGCCGCAATACGAGATTTCTGCGGTCGACGGCGAATGGGAAGAGAAAATCGTCCGGATCGAAACCACGGCCGGTCGTGCCCTGCTGTCCAAGATTCTGCCGAAGGGCCTGCCTTTCAAGGTGTTGGACCGCGCGCTGAAGAAGAAGGAAATCTCCAAGCTGATCGACGAATCCTTCCGTCGTTGTGGCCTCAAGGAAACCGTCGTCTTCGCCGACAAGTTGATGCAGAACGGTTATGCCCTGGCGACCCGCGCCGGCATCTCTTTCTGTTCCGACGACATGCTGGTTCCGGCCAAGAAATACGAAATCATCGCTGCCGCGGAAGCGGAAGTGAAGGAGATCGAAACGCAATACACCAACGGACTGGTGACCAACGGCGAACGCTATAACAAGGTCGTCGATATCTGGGGCCGCACTGGCGACCAGGTCGCCAAGGTGATGATGGACGAACTCGGCCACGAGGAAACCATTGACCGTCACGGCAAGAAGGTTAAGCAGGATTCGTTCAACTCGATCTACATGATGGCCGACTCCGGCGCTCGCGGCTCCGCAGCCCAGATTCGTCAGCTGGCCGGTATGCGCGGCCTGATGGCCAAGCCGGATGGCTCGATTATCGAAACGCCGATCACGACCAACTTCCGCGAAGGTCTGAACGTTCTCCAGTACTTCATCTCGACCCACGGTGCTCGTAAGGGTCTGGCCGATACGGCGTTGAAGACCGCTAACTCTGGCTACCTGACCCGCCGTCTGGTCGACGTGACCCAGGATTTGGTCATTACCGAAGATGATTGCGGTACGACCAACGGCTTTGCCGTCAAGGCACTGGTTGAAGGCGGTGAGGTTATCGAACCGTTGCGCGAGCGTATTCTCGGTCGTGTCACGGTCGACGACCTGATTGACCCGGAAACGCAGGAAACCGTTATTTTCGGCGGCACCATGCTCGACGAAGACCTGGTTGATCTGATAGACAAGCTCGGTATCGACGAAGTCAAGGTTCGTACGCCGCTGACCTGCGATACCCGCTACGGTCTGTGCGCCCAGTGTTACGGTCGTGACCTCGGTCGCGGCACGATGGTCAATGCCGGTGAAGCTGTCGGCGTTATCGCTGCACAGTCGATCGGTGAGCCGGGTACCCAGCTGACCATGCGTACCTTCCACGTCGGTGGTGCGGCATCCCGTGCTGCAGTTGCTTCGCAGGTTGAGTCCAAGTCGGCCGGTACGGTTCGCTTTACCGCCAACATGCGCTACGTCACCAGCGCCAAGGGCGAGAAGGTTGTTATTTCCCGTTCTGGCGAAGTGTTGATTACCGACGACCATGGTCGTGAGCGTGAGCGTCACAAGGTACCGTACGGTGCAACGCTGGCTGCTGATGACGGCAAGTCCGTCAAGGCCGGTGCCAAGCTGGCTACGTGGGATCCGCACACCCGTCCGATCGTCACCGAATATGCCGGTACCGTTCGCTTCGAAAACGTTGAAGAGGGCGTTACCGTTGCCAAGCAGGTTGATGATGTAACGGGTCTGTCCACGCTGGTGGTTATCGACAACAAACGTGGTGGCAAGGCTGCAACCAAGGGCATTCGTCCGGTCGTCAAGCTGCTTGACCAGAGCGGTCAGGAAGTCAAGATTGCAGGCAGCGACCACCCAGTTTCCATCGCTTTCCAGGTCGGCTCGATTATTTCCGTGCTTGATGGTCAGCAGGTTGGTGTGGGTGATGTGCTGGCTCGTATGCCGCAGGAATCTGCCAAGACCCGCGACATTACCGGCGGTCTGCCGCGCGTTGCGGAGCTGTTCGAAGCCCGTACGCCGAAGGATGCTTCGGTTCTGGCCGAAGTCACCGGCACGATCAGCTTTGGTAAGGACACGAAGGGCAAGCAGCGTCTGGTGATCACCGATCTTGAAGGTGTGCAGCACGAAAACCTCATCTCCAAGGACAAGCATGTTCTGGTGCACGATGGTCAAGTGGTCAACAAGGGTGAAAAGGTTGTCGAAGGCGCACCGGATCCGCACGACATCCTGCGTCTGCAGGGTATCGAGGCGCTGGCTCGCTACATCACCGATGAAGTCCAGGACGTTTATCGTCTGCAAGGCGTGAAGATCAACGACAAGCACATTGAAGTGATTGTCCGTCAGATGCTGCGCCGCGTGACCATCGTTGAGCCGGGTGATACCAAGTTCATCAAGTCCGAGCAGGTCGAGCGTGCAGAACTGCTGGCCGAGAATGACCGTGCCAATGCCGAAGGTCGCCTGCCGGCTACGTTCGACAACATGCTGCTGGGTATTACCAAGGCATCGTTGTCGACCGACTCGTTCATTTCTGCCGCTTCGTTCCAGGAAACAACGCGTGTTCTTACCGAGGCTGCCATCATGGGCAAGCGCGACGAACTGCGTGGTCTCAAGGAAAACGTTATCGTCGGACGTCTCATTCCGGCAGGTACCGGTTTGGCTTACCACCGCAGTCGCAAGGCTCAGTCTGCCGGTGGCAATGCTTCTGCATCGTCTGTCAGTGAAGCTCCGGCAGTCGAAACTGTTGTACAGGACGCTGATCAGGCATCCTGA